From Thermoflavifilum aggregans, a single genomic window includes:
- a CDS encoding arabinan endo-1,5-alpha-L-arabinosidase, which produces MDFYLKRNMNMRIFSFSLLFYCIFIFASCKKSDHVQPSSGTQPDTTSNQPTPFDINSITDTYADIADFQFYPKWTVYNVHDPSIKKLGDYYYCYSTDVAYGISVRPGIQIRRSKDLIQWQFVGWAFNGIPSLAANFISQHGGTPNQGIWAPYILKVNGEYRLYFALSSSTPRLSVIELAVSSSPEGPWQERGIVVTSLNDNTVQTNAIDPSVLVAPDGNQWLYYGSAWDGIYVLQLNPSTGLALNAGDKGKRIAQRGFTNGQVNGNIEAPEIFYNSQLKKYYLFISYDWFETKYNVRVGRSDRPDGPFYDYFGNDMNTEQDHLPMILAPYEFMNQSGWQGTGGCAVFQDDSGNAYMGHNARPGVNKYFMDLHIRKIFWTQDGWPVVSPERYAGVPQQTISANDLVGKWEWIIFNYRVVPGYQNEQVSPDFQYSQVVDMQPNGVFDNNPSNTWTYQSPWLKLKWASGLQAEVMVTMDRDWENHDTTIVFTGLDNQGYTVWGKKLK; this is translated from the coding sequence GTGGATTTTTATTTAAAAAGAAATATGAATATGCGGATATTCTCTTTTTCCTTGTTGTTTTACTGCATTTTTATTTTTGCATCGTGTAAAAAATCAGATCATGTCCAACCTTCATCAGGTACTCAACCAGATACGACGTCTAATCAACCGACTCCTTTTGATATTAATAGTATAACGGATACATATGCTGATATAGCAGATTTTCAATTTTATCCAAAGTGGACTGTGTATAATGTGCATGACCCTTCTATAAAAAAGCTGGGGGATTATTATTATTGCTATAGTACAGATGTGGCTTATGGTATTTCAGTCAGACCCGGAATCCAGATTCGCAGATCTAAAGACCTGATTCAATGGCAATTCGTAGGATGGGCATTCAATGGCATTCCATCTCTTGCTGCTAATTTTATCTCTCAGCACGGTGGTACTCCCAATCAAGGTATATGGGCGCCATATATCTTAAAAGTGAATGGAGAATACAGATTATATTTTGCGCTCTCCTCCTCAACACCCAGGTTGAGTGTAATTGAACTGGCTGTATCTTCATCTCCGGAAGGTCCGTGGCAGGAAAGGGGAATTGTAGTTACCTCCCTGAATGATAATACTGTACAAACCAATGCTATTGATCCAAGTGTTTTGGTAGCTCCGGATGGGAATCAATGGCTATATTATGGCTCTGCGTGGGATGGAATTTATGTATTGCAACTCAATCCATCGACAGGGTTAGCTTTAAATGCAGGAGATAAGGGGAAAAGAATTGCACAAAGAGGATTTACCAACGGACAGGTAAACGGAAATATTGAAGCTCCGGAAATATTTTACAATAGTCAGTTAAAAAAATATTATCTTTTTATTTCTTATGATTGGTTTGAAACCAAGTATAATGTCAGAGTGGGAAGGTCTGATCGACCAGATGGTCCATTTTACGATTACTTTGGAAATGATATGAATACAGAACAGGATCATTTGCCTATGATTCTGGCACCATACGAATTTATGAACCAGAGTGGATGGCAGGGTACAGGTGGATGTGCAGTTTTTCAGGATGATAGTGGAAATGCTTATATGGGACATAATGCCAGACCTGGAGTAAATAAATATTTTATGGATTTGCATATCAGAAAAATTTTCTGGACCCAGGATGGATGGCCTGTGGTTTCACCTGAGCGTTATGCTGGTGTTCCTCAGCAAACGATTTCTGCAAATGATTTGGTAGGAAAATGGGAATGGATTATTTTTAATTACCGTGTGGTACCTGGATATCAGAATGAACAGGTTTCTCCCGATTTCCAATATTCTCAGGTAGTAGATATGCAACCAAATGGAGTATTTGATAACAATCCTTCAAATACCTGGACTTATCAATCCCCTTGGTTGAAGTTAAAATGGGCCAGTGGTTTACAGGCAGAAGTTATGGTTACCATGGACCGTGATTGGGAAAATCATGATACAACGATTGTATTTACGGGACTAGATAATCAGGGATATACAGTATGGGGCAAAAAATTGAAATAG
- a CDS encoding glycoside hydrolase family 127 protein, which translates to MNKLSRFSSMWIVFFCGGILGLHAQVIAQSYYPEQNEAGLMKIQPAIAIQAYPFDLEDVRLLNSPFKTAMEADLKYLLELSPDRFLAHFRTHAGLPAKDSVYGGWESEGLAGHSLGHYLSACSMAYAATGDTAFLHRVQYIVSELALCQQKRGTGYVGAIPNEDTIFGRVARGEIESKGFDLNGGWSPWYTVHKIMAGLLDAYLYCHDQQALEVEKGMADWAYRTVKNLTEDQMQKMLVCEYGGMNEVLANTYAVTGDPKYLQLAYRFYDHRILDSLAMQKDILPGKHSNTQIPKIIGCARIYELTGDSHMDSIAEFFWKDVVYHHTYAPGGNGNYEYFGQPDTFPLSDNTMETCPTYNMLKLTTHLFAWHPSASLMDYYERALYNHILATQNHQTGMMCYFTPLRMGSQKEYSTPFNSFWCCVGTGMENHVRYGQDIYDHGADGSLYVNLFIPSVLHWKQRQIIIRQETNLPQTDTIHFYISAQQAQTFAIRIRKPSWAHQGIIMYVNGKLQAVQMDDHGYMVIRRTWHNGDRIDCIIPEDIYTVSMPHDSCRIAIFYGPVLLSGNFGNTEPDPVNGIPVFVTHTFDAAKWIKHDGESLIFHSVNVGQPADVTLIPFYETNDMYYTVYWDVFTLEQWTIRQKQYEAEKKAEEELNQRTVDVLRMGEMQPERDHQFTGERTFTWEAHRRNWRAAGHGGYFSFVMKVDSTQLNQLVCTYWGDDNRGRVFDILVNGTKIATVDLNAYRESRFYFITYDIPEELTTGKKQITITFRPEENQMAGPVCEVRTIKAQ; encoded by the coding sequence ATGAATAAATTATCACGTTTCAGCAGCATGTGGATTGTTTTTTTCTGTGGTGGAATTCTTGGATTGCACGCACAGGTAATAGCACAATCCTATTATCCCGAACAAAATGAAGCAGGCCTGATGAAGATCCAGCCAGCCATTGCCATACAAGCATATCCGTTTGATCTGGAAGATGTCAGGTTGCTGAATAGTCCGTTTAAAACAGCGATGGAAGCTGATTTGAAGTATCTGCTGGAATTAAGTCCCGATCGTTTTCTGGCGCATTTTCGCACGCATGCGGGCTTACCGGCTAAGGATTCGGTATATGGTGGGTGGGAATCAGAAGGCCTTGCCGGGCATAGTTTGGGACATTATTTATCGGCTTGTTCCATGGCTTATGCAGCTACAGGTGATACAGCATTTTTGCATCGAGTACAATATATTGTTTCTGAATTGGCACTCTGTCAGCAAAAGCGCGGTACCGGATATGTGGGAGCCATTCCTAACGAGGATACTATTTTCGGCCGTGTTGCGCGTGGAGAAATTGAATCCAAAGGTTTTGATTTAAATGGTGGCTGGTCGCCCTGGTATACCGTACATAAAATCATGGCCGGATTGCTTGATGCGTATTTGTATTGTCATGATCAGCAGGCGTTGGAAGTAGAAAAAGGCATGGCTGACTGGGCTTATCGGACGGTGAAAAACCTGACTGAAGATCAGATGCAAAAGATGTTGGTTTGTGAATATGGCGGTATGAATGAAGTACTGGCCAATACCTATGCTGTAACAGGCGATCCGAAATACCTGCAGCTTGCTTATCGTTTTTATGATCATCGAATTCTCGATTCGCTGGCGATGCAAAAAGATATTTTGCCTGGCAAACATTCCAATACACAAATTCCCAAAATCATTGGCTGTGCCAGGATTTATGAGCTTACAGGTGATTCGCACATGGATTCGATTGCCGAATTTTTCTGGAAAGATGTGGTATATCATCATACCTATGCACCTGGTGGAAATGGCAACTACGAGTATTTTGGACAGCCCGACACGTTTCCGCTTTCCGATAACACCATGGAAACCTGCCCCACCTACAACATGTTAAAACTTACCACGCACCTGTTTGCATGGCATCCATCGGCCAGCCTGATGGATTATTATGAACGGGCATTGTATAATCATATCTTGGCAACCCAAAACCATCAAACCGGGATGATGTGCTATTTTACACCTTTGCGCATGGGAAGCCAAAAAGAATATAGCACGCCTTTCAACTCTTTCTGGTGTTGTGTGGGCACGGGTATGGAAAATCATGTCAGATATGGACAGGATATTTATGATCACGGTGCAGATGGCAGCTTGTATGTAAATCTGTTTATTCCTTCTGTCCTTCATTGGAAACAACGGCAAATAATCATTCGCCAGGAAACAAATCTGCCTCAAACAGATACCATCCATTTTTATATTTCTGCACAACAAGCTCAGACATTCGCCATCCGCATCCGTAAACCATCATGGGCACACCAGGGAATTATTATGTATGTAAACGGGAAACTTCAAGCTGTACAAATGGATGATCATGGATATATGGTAATACGCAGAACATGGCATAATGGAGATCGTATCGATTGCATCATACCGGAAGATATATATACAGTATCTATGCCACACGATTCCTGCCGGATAGCTATTTTCTACGGACCGGTATTGTTATCCGGGAACTTCGGAAACACGGAACCCGATCCGGTAAATGGCATTCCGGTATTTGTAACCCATACATTTGATGCTGCAAAATGGATCAAACATGATGGGGAAAGTTTAATATTTCATTCCGTAAATGTCGGTCAGCCAGCTGATGTAACCTTGATTCCGTTTTATGAAACCAATGACATGTATTATACGGTTTACTGGGATGTATTTACGCTTGAACAATGGACAATCCGCCAAAAACAATACGAAGCAGAAAAGAAAGCTGAGGAAGAATTGAATCAACGTACCGTTGATGTATTGCGTATGGGTGAAATGCAGCCTGAACGTGATCATCAGTTTACAGGTGAAAGAACCTTTACCTGGGAAGCTCATCGCCGCAACTGGCGTGCAGCTGGACATGGTGGATATTTCAGCTTTGTCATGAAGGTGGATTCCACGCAACTCAATCAGCTGGTTTGTACCTACTGGGGCGATGATAACCGCGGAAGAGTATTTGATATTCTGGTGAATGGAACGAAAATAGCAACGGTAGATCTGAATGCATATCGCGAATCGAGATTTTATTTTATCACTTATGATATTCCTGAAGAACTCACAACGGGAAAAAAACAAATAACCATAACCTTCCGGCCGGAAGAAAACCAGATGGCTGGCCCAGTGTGTGAAGTAAGGACGATAAAAGCACAATGA
- a CDS encoding glycoside hydrolase family 127 protein translates to MKHAFVCGIVFLLTSFCPEHHLHQAKNIISSFHQPPLRHDYPIHPVPFADVRLTDHFWKPRIDRMYTVTLPHELDELRITGRDRNFQLAALALETHVDTAHFCTEYPFDDTDLYKVIEGISYALMLHPDPLLKKRMDSLIDLIAAAQEPDGYLYTARTINPLHPHPWSGLQRWEKEEDLSHELYNSGHLFQAAAANYIATGDKKLLDVAVKNANLLCNTFGWGKLEKYPGHPEVELGLVSLYRVTGDVRYLQLAKFFLDVRGPGGSTYEQAQQKVVDQRKAVGHAVRAGYLYSAMADVSAFTGDTAYVHADRYIWNDIVSTQLYVTGGVGATSNGEAFGQPYELPNLTAYNETCASIANVYFNERMFLTTGNAAYYDVLERTLYNALLSGLSLHGDEFFYPNPLASMGQYARSPWFGCSCCPTNLARFIPVVSGYFYATSGNQIYVNLYGANQAAIHLPKQIVHLNEQTDYPWSGTIRIDIQPEQTGAFTLKLRIPGWARNKPIPSDLYRFVNTSSAPYTIQLNGQTIHPDLENGYAVITRTWKKGDQIVLHFPMDVRVIEANLQVKADVGRIALQRGPLVYCLEWPDNADHHVLNLIVDPHQHFTTLFKPDLLDGVQVIQGQALSARRTLEGKIQTMPVHFTAIPYYAWANRGPGEMTVWMAASEKSVQPLPAPTLAYASTIRASRPSRSLIALHDQQLPDSSNDHSVMYFHWWPEKDTTVWVEYDFKQPATISSSGVYWYDDHFTGGGCSVPDSWQLLYQKDGQWIPVENITSYTTDKDRMNVVKFKPVYTSALRMMIRLNKNYSTGIYEWEVK, encoded by the coding sequence ATGAAACATGCTTTTGTATGTGGCATTGTGTTTTTGTTGACAAGTTTTTGTCCTGAACATCATTTGCATCAAGCAAAAAATATCATAAGCAGTTTTCATCAGCCCCCTCTTCGACACGATTATCCTATTCATCCGGTTCCATTTGCAGATGTGAGATTAACCGATCATTTCTGGAAACCACGGATTGACCGGATGTACACGGTTACCTTACCGCATGAACTGGATGAATTGCGCATCACGGGCCGCGATCGTAATTTTCAACTGGCAGCTCTGGCGTTGGAAACGCATGTGGACACGGCTCATTTCTGTACGGAATATCCGTTTGATGATACGGATCTGTATAAGGTGATTGAAGGGATCAGTTATGCTTTGATGTTGCATCCGGATCCCTTGCTGAAAAAACGCATGGATAGCCTGATTGACCTGATTGCTGCTGCTCAGGAGCCCGATGGTTATTTATACACCGCACGCACCATCAATCCCTTGCATCCGCATCCATGGTCGGGTTTACAGCGCTGGGAGAAAGAGGAAGATTTGAGTCATGAACTCTATAATTCCGGTCATCTGTTTCAGGCAGCGGCAGCAAATTATATTGCCACGGGTGATAAAAAATTACTGGATGTGGCTGTTAAAAATGCAAATTTATTATGTAACACTTTCGGCTGGGGTAAACTGGAAAAATATCCCGGACATCCGGAGGTGGAACTGGGATTGGTAAGCCTGTACCGGGTTACAGGCGATGTGCGTTATCTTCAACTGGCGAAATTTTTTCTGGATGTGCGTGGACCAGGCGGCAGCACGTATGAACAGGCTCAGCAAAAAGTAGTGGATCAGCGCAAAGCTGTAGGTCATGCAGTGCGTGCAGGTTATTTATACTCTGCTATGGCTGATGTGAGCGCATTTACCGGCGATACGGCTTATGTACATGCTGATCGCTACATCTGGAATGATATTGTTTCAACACAACTTTACGTAACCGGAGGAGTGGGTGCTACCAGCAATGGTGAGGCATTTGGACAACCTTATGAATTGCCGAATCTGACTGCTTACAATGAAACCTGTGCTTCCATTGCCAATGTATATTTCAATGAACGCATGTTCCTCACCACTGGTAATGCTGCTTATTATGATGTGCTGGAAAGAACGTTATATAATGCGTTGTTATCCGGATTGTCGCTGCATGGTGATGAATTTTTCTATCCCAATCCATTGGCCTCCATGGGTCAATATGCGCGCAGTCCCTGGTTTGGCTGCTCCTGTTGTCCTACCAATTTAGCCCGTTTTATTCCGGTAGTGAGTGGCTATTTTTATGCAACTTCAGGCAATCAGATTTACGTGAATCTATATGGTGCCAATCAGGCTGCGATACATTTGCCAAAACAAATTGTGCATCTCAACGAACAAACCGATTATCCCTGGTCAGGAACTATCCGGATAGATATACAACCTGAACAGACAGGTGCATTTACATTAAAGCTGCGCATTCCTGGATGGGCAAGAAACAAGCCTATACCCAGTGATCTATACAGGTTTGTCAATACTTCATCAGCGCCATATACAATTCAGTTAAATGGTCAAACCATTCATCCTGATCTGGAAAACGGATATGCTGTGATTACCAGAACCTGGAAGAAAGGCGATCAGATTGTATTGCATTTTCCCATGGATGTACGTGTAATTGAAGCCAATCTGCAGGTAAAAGCAGATGTGGGAAGAATAGCTTTGCAGCGAGGGCCACTGGTGTATTGCCTGGAATGGCCTGATAATGCGGATCATCATGTGCTGAATCTGATTGTGGATCCGCATCAGCATTTTACAACCCTGTTCAAACCTGATTTGCTGGATGGTGTGCAGGTGATTCAGGGTCAGGCATTGTCGGCCCGCCGAACCCTGGAAGGAAAGATACAAACCATGCCTGTGCATTTCACGGCTATTCCCTATTATGCCTGGGCCAACCGAGGTCCGGGTGAAATGACGGTGTGGATGGCAGCCAGTGAAAAATCCGTGCAACCACTTCCGGCTCCTACTCTTGCTTACGCCAGTACCATCCGGGCTTCACGTCCCTCCCGTAGCCTGATAGCGCTTCATGATCAGCAGTTGCCTGACAGTTCAAATGATCATTCCGTCATGTACTTTCACTGGTGGCCGGAGAAAGATACCACAGTGTGGGTGGAATATGATTTCAAACAACCTGCAACCATTTCATCGAGTGGTGTGTACTGGTATGATGATCATTTCACCGGTGGCGGATGCAGCGTACCCGACAGTTGGCAATTGTTGTATCAGAAAGATGGTCAATGGATTCCTGTAGAAAATATCACATCTTATACTACTGATAAAGATCGGATGAATGTGGTGAAATTCAAACCTGTTTATACTTCAGCACTTCGCATGATGATCAGGTTGAACAAAAACTACTCCACCGGCATCTACGAGTGGGAGGTGAAATAA
- a CDS encoding DUF885 family protein yields MPAHFKSFYAFLVSISLLYVPHAFAQSADQDFSEMAGAIIRFEAGWRDINRSMQDVPLQLIRTRNAYLHQWEDSLQSVHFDRLSQEGKIDFILLQYTIQRNLDENNQQQQVWTVVRKLLPLTDSIFQIAGQRHVGNQLNARHTAAIFDAFGKTLQRNARQIDLTDLSDMRLAYQVLQAVDHLHEILQDVYQFYNEYDPAFTWWMQTTYRFTDSVFSVYTDSLRAAVLRKENMHDQSGIHGVPIGREELMKLLHDEMIPYTPEELIDIANREYNWCLQQIKKASAAMGYGDDWKKALEKVKESYVPPGEQPQVIRALEEEAVQFVQNHHLVTIPDLAKQTWTMEMMSPRRQLVNPFFTGGDVLSISYPTNSMSYADKMMSMRGNNPYFSRATVFHEIIPGHYLQEYMNERYRSYRWPFHTAFWTEGWAFYWEMLLWDKGYDQTPEQKIGALFWRMHRCARIVFSINFHLGKWTPEQCVEYLIDKVGHERANAEGEVRRSFEGGYGPLYQLAYMIGALQFYALHHELVDSGKMTDQDFHDAVLKEGNMPVEMVRAALEHTPLKRDYQPQWRFYQEIGR; encoded by the coding sequence ATGCCTGCTCATTTCAAAAGTTTTTATGCTTTTTTGGTAAGTATTTCCCTGTTGTATGTGCCGCATGCATTTGCACAATCTGCTGATCAGGATTTTAGTGAAATGGCCGGTGCTATCATCCGTTTTGAAGCCGGATGGCGTGACATCAATCGTTCTATGCAGGATGTGCCCTTGCAATTAATTCGTACCAGAAATGCGTATTTACATCAATGGGAAGATAGCCTGCAATCCGTTCATTTTGATCGCTTGAGTCAGGAAGGAAAAATAGATTTCATTTTGCTGCAATATACCATTCAACGCAATCTGGATGAGAACAACCAGCAGCAGCAAGTGTGGACGGTTGTCAGGAAATTGCTTCCACTTACCGACAGCATTTTTCAGATTGCTGGTCAACGGCATGTGGGCAATCAGTTAAACGCCCGGCATACCGCAGCTATCTTCGATGCATTTGGAAAAACTTTACAACGCAATGCCCGGCAAATTGACCTGACTGATTTATCCGATATGCGACTGGCTTATCAGGTTTTGCAGGCTGTGGATCATTTGCATGAAATTCTCCAGGATGTATATCAATTCTACAATGAGTACGATCCGGCATTTACCTGGTGGATGCAAACTACCTATCGTTTTACTGATTCTGTATTTTCTGTGTATACCGATAGTTTACGTGCAGCTGTTTTGCGAAAGGAAAATATGCATGATCAAAGTGGTATTCATGGTGTACCCATTGGCAGGGAAGAGCTGATGAAATTGCTGCATGATGAAATGATTCCCTACACGCCTGAAGAATTGATAGATATTGCCAATCGGGAATATAACTGGTGTTTGCAGCAGATCAAAAAAGCATCCGCAGCTATGGGTTATGGTGATGATTGGAAAAAAGCATTGGAAAAAGTGAAGGAAAGTTATGTGCCTCCGGGTGAACAACCTCAGGTGATTCGCGCATTGGAAGAGGAAGCCGTTCAATTTGTGCAGAATCATCATCTCGTTACGATTCCGGATCTGGCTAAGCAAACCTGGACGATGGAAATGATGTCGCCCCGGCGACAGCTCGTCAATCCGTTTTTTACAGGTGGAGATGTGCTAAGCATTTCCTATCCTACCAACAGCATGTCGTATGCAGATAAAATGATGAGCATGCGTGGCAATAATCCGTATTTTTCGCGGGCAACGGTATTTCATGAAATCATTCCAGGACATTATCTGCAGGAATACATGAATGAACGTTATCGCAGCTACCGCTGGCCTTTTCATACCGCATTCTGGACTGAAGGTTGGGCATTCTACTGGGAAATGCTGTTATGGGATAAAGGATATGATCAAACACCTGAACAAAAAATTGGTGCTTTGTTCTGGCGCATGCATCGCTGTGCGCGCATTGTGTTTTCCATCAATTTTCATTTAGGTAAATGGACGCCCGAACAATGTGTGGAATATCTGATTGATAAAGTGGGACATGAACGCGCCAATGCGGAAGGTGAAGTGCGCCGTTCATTTGAAGGAGGATATGGCCCACTTTATCAGCTGGCATACATGATAGGTGCCCTGCAATTTTATGCCCTGCATCATGAGTTAGTTGATTCAGGAAAAATGACTGATCAGGATTTTCATGATGCTGTGCTGAAAGAAGGCAATATGCCTGTTGAAATGGTTCGTGCTGCGTTGGAACATACGCCCTTGAAAAGAGATTATCAGCCGCAATGGCGCTTTTATCAGGAGATTGGTAGATAA
- a CDS encoding arabinan endo-1,5-alpha-L-arabinosidase, whose protein sequence is MDTKMSLFKMLSGALIFFALNIQISSAQIYSIRAHDPAIIKTDSTYYIFATGRGILFWSSTDRQHWQFRGRIFNRTPDWVYQVVPDFNGDMWAPDISYHNGKYYLFYAVSKFERNTSAIGLATNVTLNPDDPNYYWDDHGIVIRSIPGRDLWNAIDPNLIEDENGTPWLVFGSFWDGIKLVQLDSSRTKIAYPEKWYTVACRPRTFGLDDTLPGDGAIEAPYIIHRNGYYYLFVSFDYCCRGVKSNYKVAVGRSKQICGPYVDQQGKPMTQGGGTIIVEGNSHFPGLGHNAILRDDGKDYIVLHAYDAEHNGIPDLAILPIRWVNDWPVVDKSYLQ, encoded by the coding sequence ATGGATACAAAAATGAGTTTATTTAAAATGCTATCTGGTGCATTAATTTTTTTTGCACTGAACATTCAGATCTCTTCCGCACAGATATATTCTATCCGTGCACATGATCCTGCTATTATCAAAACTGATAGTACTTATTATATTTTCGCTACGGGAAGAGGTATCTTGTTCTGGTCATCAACAGATAGACAACACTGGCAATTTAGAGGCAGGATCTTTAATCGCACGCCCGATTGGGTATATCAAGTCGTTCCGGATTTTAATGGCGATATGTGGGCACCTGATATTTCATACCACAACGGCAAGTATTATCTTTTTTATGCGGTCTCAAAGTTCGAACGAAATACTTCAGCAATCGGGTTAGCAACCAATGTAACCCTGAATCCTGATGATCCGAACTATTACTGGGATGATCATGGTATTGTGATTCGGTCTATTCCCGGCAGGGATCTATGGAATGCCATTGATCCCAATCTGATCGAAGATGAAAATGGTACCCCTTGGCTGGTATTCGGTTCATTCTGGGATGGTATAAAACTGGTTCAACTGGATAGCAGCCGAACAAAAATTGCTTATCCGGAAAAATGGTATACTGTTGCCTGCAGGCCTCGTACTTTTGGATTGGACGATACCCTACCTGGCGATGGTGCAATTGAAGCACCCTATATCATTCATAGAAACGGATATTATTATTTGTTTGTTTCTTTCGATTATTGCTGCCGTGGTGTGAAAAGCAATTACAAAGTGGCTGTAGGAAGATCTAAACAGATCTGCGGACCTTATGTGGATCAGCAAGGTAAGCCGATGACACAGGGTGGAGGTACCATCATTGTTGAAGGTAATTCGCATTTTCCTGGCTTAGGACATAATGCAATACTTCGTGATGACGGAAAAGATTATATCGTATTGCATGCCTATGACGCGGAGCACAATGGAATCCCTGATCTGGCTATATTGCCTATTCGGTGGGTGAATGACTGGCCGGTGGTGGATAAAAGCTATTTACAATAA
- a CDS encoding RagB/SusD family nutrient uptake outer membrane protein: protein MKTKYRNIIFAIAGLVLISSCSKNLNQINPNAQTSASFWKTSTDALQGINAAYAPLLLDGLFMRFTPVLTDVRGDDVRSNSPWTAIRNAAIFSLNTSDPSGYGWTFDELYEGVYRCNQVLDFVPGIQMDQNLKNRILGQAYFLRGLYFFYLADLFGNVAIPLHAPQSPKDFFSPQMPADSVWAQAIADFKAAIPLLPVSYANINGPDNQVGRATKGAAMAFLGKTYLFNHMYQQAAEQFKNVIDLGVYDLMPNYADNFDGRHKNNQESIFEVQFSLTAGGQDLGWQGIPSSTWAKTNAIAITYGPPNFGWTDVQPSFYLFNEFQKEKTIDSSLDPRLDVTILYNKPGEMLYGQYFSVVYAGTPYLNDIFCKKYENWDTKPNEFDWKSGKDYIIMRYADVLLMYAECENELGNVAECAHYIQMVRNRVNLPDREAEFATYSQDQMRAQISHERLLEFALEGHRFDDIRRWGWLNDSTKLNELKQHDPEFNYYKPGRDLLPIPQGEIDNNPGFKQNPSY, encoded by the coding sequence ATGAAAACAAAATATCGGAATATAATTTTTGCGATTGCTGGATTAGTTCTTATCAGTAGCTGCTCAAAGAATCTGAATCAAATCAATCCCAATGCGCAGACATCTGCCTCATTCTGGAAGACAAGTACGGATGCCTTGCAGGGTATAAATGCTGCATATGCTCCTTTACTTCTCGATGGCTTGTTTATGCGTTTTACTCCGGTACTTACAGATGTAAGAGGTGACGATGTGAGAAGCAATAGTCCCTGGACTGCTATTCGCAACGCAGCTATCTTTTCATTAAATACTAGTGATCCATCTGGTTACGGCTGGACTTTTGACGAATTGTATGAAGGAGTTTACAGATGCAATCAGGTATTAGATTTTGTTCCCGGTATCCAAATGGATCAGAATCTGAAAAATAGAATCCTTGGCCAGGCTTATTTCTTACGTGGTTTATATTTCTTTTATCTGGCAGATTTGTTTGGGAATGTAGCTATTCCTTTACATGCACCCCAATCACCTAAGGATTTCTTTTCTCCTCAAATGCCCGCTGATTCCGTATGGGCTCAGGCAATAGCTGATTTTAAGGCTGCAATTCCTTTATTACCGGTTTCTTATGCAAATATCAATGGTCCGGACAATCAGGTTGGCAGAGCAACCAAAGGCGCAGCAATGGCATTCCTCGGAAAAACCTATTTATTTAATCACATGTATCAGCAAGCTGCTGAGCAATTTAAAAATGTAATAGACCTTGGCGTTTATGATTTGATGCCAAACTATGCAGATAACTTTGATGGACGTCATAAGAACAACCAAGAATCAATTTTTGAGGTTCAATTTTCTTTAACAGCTGGTGGACAGGATCTTGGTTGGCAGGGTATTCCTTCTTCCACATGGGCTAAAACCAATGCAATTGCAATTACTTACGGTCCACCTAATTTTGGATGGACTGATGTGCAACCTTCTTTTTATTTGTTTAATGAATTTCAGAAAGAAAAAACAATTGATAGTTCACTAGACCCCCGACTGGATGTTACAATTCTATATAACAAGCCTGGGGAAATGCTATATGGCCAATATTTCAGCGTCGTATATGCAGGCACCCCCTATTTAAATGATATCTTTTGTAAGAAATATGAAAATTGGGATACTAAGCCTAATGAATTTGATTGGAAGTCAGGGAAGGATTATATAATCATGCGTTATGCAGATGTATTGCTAATGTATGCTGAATGTGAGAATGAACTGGGAAATGTCGCTGAATGTGCACATTATATTCAGATGGTAAGAAATCGTGTAAATCTACCTGATCGTGAGGCTGAATTTGCAACATATTCCCAGGACCAGATGCGGGCACAAATATCACATGAGAGATTACTGGAATTTGCCCTTGAAGGGCATCGATTTGATGATATAAGACGATGGGGCTGGTTAAATGATTCTACTAAATTGAATGAACTCAAACAACATGATCCTGAATTTAATTATTACAAACCTGGTCGTGATCTCTTACCTATTCCACAGGGAGAAATAGATAATAATCCTGGGTTCAAACAAAATCCAAGTTATTAA